Proteins encoded in a region of the Tripterygium wilfordii isolate XIE 37 chromosome 21, ASM1340144v1, whole genome shotgun sequence genome:
- the LOC119989809 gene encoding protein FAM133-like, with translation MGKNQAYKAMQRSRLGSSSAAPEEIEDGMVDGSFHSPEWHAARLASLKTTHTVTWEEFKKKQKEDEMRKGELEADTDRMMREYRAQLDAERARKLAQGRNHSSSKSNHKKDKKDREIKKSISKRRKRSKCRSSDSSSSSSSSESSSSDDEERESKRSKSRSKRTKKEKKHRSRRKESSSDGEEADGPVPLSRFFGNSKT, from the exons ATGGGCAAAAATCAGGCCTACAAAGCTATGCAGAGATCGCGGCTGGGCTCCAGCTCCGCCGCTCCGGAAGAGATTGAAGATGGCATG GTGGATGGTTCTTTTCATTCACCAGAGTGGCATGCTGCTCGTCTGGCCAGCCTTAAAACTACGCACACAGTTACATGGGAAGAATTTAAAAAGAAGCAAAAG GAAGATGAAATGAGAAAGGGGGAGCTGGAAGCGGACACGGATAGAATGATGCGGGAGTACAGAGCTCAACTCGATGCTGAAAGGGCAAGAAAACTTGCTCAGGGGAGAAACCACTCTAGCAGCAAATCTAATCATAAAAAGG ATAAAAAGGACAGAGAGATAAAGAAAAGTATCAGCAAAAGGAGAAAG CGTTCAAAGTGCAGGTCCTCTGATTCAAGCTCTTCCAGTTCGTCCTCGGAGTCTTCAAGCAGTGATGATGAAGAGAGAGAGTCAAAACGATCAAAATCAAGGTCTAAGAGAacgaagaaggaaaagaagcaCCGGTCTAGAAGGAAGGAGTCTAGCAGTGATGGTGAAGAGGCTGACGGGCCAGTTCCGCTTTCAAGATTCTTTGGGAATTCGAAGACTTAA